The following proteins are co-located in the Gloeocapsa sp. PCC 7428 genome:
- a CDS encoding ABC transporter ATP-binding protein has translation MARLLDVQNLKTRFFTQNGVVHAVNDVSFHVNAQETVGIVGESGSGKSITMLSAMRLIPSPPGKIVGGEVMFQGRDLLKLSVREMRSLRGNRLSMIFQDPMTSLNPVLRVEKQMTEAIQLHLGMARAEAKARAVELLEQVGIPGARDRIRNYPHQFSGGMRQRVMIAMGLACNPDLLIADEPTTALDVTIQAQIVEIVKQLKEERGMAVIWITHDLSLLAGLADRILVMYAGQIVEQAPLHALYHHPRHPYTIGLLQSIPRLDEQRQEHLKSIDGLPPSLVNYPQGCPFAPRCEFAIAKCHSEDPPLEPVGVNHQVACWVKPEGAEVLQASQSATA, from the coding sequence ATGGCTCGATTGCTTGATGTTCAAAACCTGAAAACGCGCTTTTTTACTCAAAATGGTGTCGTTCATGCGGTTAATGATGTCTCGTTTCATGTCAATGCGCAGGAAACTGTGGGTATTGTTGGCGAGTCAGGTTCGGGTAAAAGTATCACTATGCTATCGGCAATGCGGCTGATTCCATCGCCTCCTGGCAAAATTGTGGGTGGTGAGGTGATGTTTCAGGGACGCGATTTGCTCAAGTTGAGTGTGCGCGAAATGCGATCGCTGCGGGGAAATCGTCTCTCGATGATTTTTCAAGACCCGATGACATCGCTCAATCCGGTGCTGCGGGTGGAAAAGCAAATGACCGAAGCAATTCAACTGCATTTAGGTATGGCAAGAGCCGAGGCTAAAGCAAGAGCAGTTGAACTTTTAGAGCAAGTTGGAATTCCTGGGGCGCGCGATCGCATCCGCAACTACCCGCACCAATTTTCTGGAGGGATGCGCCAACGCGTGATGATTGCGATGGGACTAGCATGTAATCCTGATTTACTGATTGCCGATGAACCAACGACGGCGCTTGATGTGACAATTCAGGCACAAATCGTTGAAATTGTCAAGCAACTAAAAGAAGAACGTGGAATGGCGGTCATTTGGATTACGCACGATCTGTCACTACTTGCAGGTTTAGCCGATCGCATCTTGGTGATGTATGCAGGGCAAATTGTCGAACAAGCGCCACTACACGCACTGTATCACCATCCACGTCATCCGTACACAATTGGGCTACTGCAAAGTATTCCGCGTTTAGACGAACAGCGACAAGAACACCTCAAATCAATCGATGGATTACCCCCCAGTTTAGTCAACTATCCGCAAGGATGCCCGTTCGCGCCGCGTTGCGAGTTTGCGATCGCCAAATGCCATAGTGAAGATCCACCGCTAGAACCGGTGGGAGTGAACCACCAAGTCGCGTGTTGGGTAAAACCCGAAGGCGCAGAAGTTCTGCAAGCATCTCAATCAGCAACCGCTTAG
- the nikC gene encoding nickel transporter permease, giving the protein MTQQITTPTPPVAPLPSKNREFRRFLQVLFRSPGAKIGGFILLVTTIVAIFAPAIAPFDPLEMGVGSTLQPPSAEHWFGTDDFGRDLFSRIVYGSRLTLRIGLVAVFISMTAGVLLGMVAGYAGGWVEAVLMRGVDVLFSFTETLIALAAVAVLGPSLTNATIAVGISSIPFYARVTYGAVLVEKNKEYFKAAQAVGAKHFRLIFRHILPNILSPIIVVATVGVSVAVLSASALSFLGLGAQPPSPEWGAILAAGRDYFRRAPWVTTFPGLAIAITVLGFNLLGDGLREALDPQQRRS; this is encoded by the coding sequence ATGACTCAGCAAATTACCACACCAACACCACCTGTTGCGCCACTTCCATCTAAAAACAGGGAATTTCGGCGGTTTCTACAAGTTCTGTTTCGCAGCCCTGGTGCTAAGATTGGCGGCTTTATTTTGCTAGTAACGACGATCGTTGCGATTTTTGCTCCGGCGATCGCACCTTTTGACCCGCTGGAAATGGGAGTTGGTTCGACGCTGCAACCTCCGAGTGCGGAACATTGGTTTGGTACGGATGATTTTGGACGCGATTTGTTTAGCCGCATCGTTTACGGTAGTCGTCTAACATTACGGATTGGACTCGTTGCCGTTTTTATCTCGATGACGGCGGGAGTTTTGCTGGGGATGGTTGCAGGCTACGCCGGAGGTTGGGTCGAAGCCGTTTTAATGCGGGGCGTCGATGTTTTGTTCTCTTTTACCGAAACGCTGATTGCACTCGCAGCCGTCGCGGTACTTGGTCCTAGCTTAACCAATGCAACGATCGCTGTCGGAATTAGTTCGATTCCTTTCTATGCGCGTGTTACCTACGGGGCTGTGTTGGTAGAGAAAAATAAGGAATATTTTAAAGCCGCTCAAGCTGTGGGTGCAAAGCACTTTCGCCTAATCTTCCGTCACATCTTACCCAATATTCTTTCACCGATTATTGTTGTGGCAACTGTAGGAGTCTCGGTAGCAGTTCTTTCGGCATCCGCGCTGTCATTTCTTGGATTAGGCGCGCAACCGCCCTCACCCGAATGGGGCGCAATTTTAGCCGCAGGACGCGATTACTTTCGCCGTGCGCCTTGGGTGACAACGTTTCCTGGTTTGGCGATCGCAATTACAGTCTTAGGTTTCAATCTCCTCGGTGATGGATTACGCGAAGCCCTCGATCCACAACAACGACGGTCTTAA
- a CDS encoding ABC transporter permease yields the protein MTRYFIKRLLGGLFTIWMTTIAVTLLIHLVPGDPVQIMYAQSQSTTPEQIEQIRRNLGLDRPIYEQYIMYMGRVLQGDFGTTIRGNQPVLDLLLVRLPNTLLLAVTSLIITMVVGVTAGFFAAYKRGTWIDTTLMTGAIVGISVPSFWLGLMLISIFSVRLGWFPVSGTNLNNLVLPALTLGLANAASVSRLTRSSMLDVLSQDYMRTARAKGLAETLVLSRHAFRNGMINVVNMLGLQFTYMMGGAIVVENVFAWNGIGRLAIQSIFQRDYPTIQGFILIFATVVVIVSIVLDLLYAWIDPRITYN from the coding sequence ATGACACGTTATTTTATTAAACGGTTACTGGGTGGTTTGTTTACGATTTGGATGACGACGATCGCGGTGACGCTATTGATTCATCTTGTGCCTGGCGATCCGGTGCAAATTATGTATGCGCAGTCGCAATCGACAACGCCGGAACAAATTGAACAAATTCGCCGCAATCTGGGACTCGACCGCCCAATTTATGAACAGTACATCATGTATATGGGGCGGGTGTTGCAGGGAGATTTCGGCACTACGATTCGAGGGAATCAGCCTGTATTGGATTTATTGCTTGTGCGGCTACCAAATACGCTGTTGCTTGCTGTGACTAGCTTGATTATTACAATGGTTGTCGGCGTGACAGCAGGGTTTTTTGCAGCGTATAAGCGCGGTACTTGGATTGATACGACGTTGATGACGGGTGCAATTGTTGGGATTTCAGTTCCTAGCTTTTGGCTGGGGTTAATGCTGATCTCGATTTTTTCTGTGCGGTTAGGATGGTTTCCTGTTTCAGGGACAAATTTGAATAATCTCGTTTTACCTGCGCTAACGTTAGGATTGGCTAATGCTGCATCAGTATCGCGTTTGACGAGATCTTCTATGCTTGATGTGCTGTCGCAAGATTATATGCGGACTGCAAGGGCGAAAGGATTAGCAGAAACTCTGGTGCTGTCGCGTCATGCGTTTCGCAATGGCATGATCAATGTCGTCAATATGTTAGGGCTACAGTTTACCTACATGATGGGCGGTGCGATTGTTGTAGAAAATGTGTTTGCCTGGAATGGTATTGGACGTTTGGCAATTCAGTCGATTTTTCAGCGCGACTATCCGACAATTCAAGGCTTTATTCTGATTTTCGCTACTGTTGTTGTCATCGTTTCTATCGTCTTGGATTTACTTTACGCCTGGATTGATCCTCGAATTACATATAACTGA
- a CDS encoding ABC transporter substrate-binding protein, with protein MFWQFKSRKETARLRGAQRQRRSLLGAALTALLVSACGNNQQTATSPSPGTATSPTEGGTLVWARYGDADSLDPHRTTTTLSWQIFDQIYDTLLAFNDSGEIVPNLASEWQVSDDGREVTFVLNERITCHDGTPFDANDVKYTADRAINAQNPSVTRGAWGPIESVDVVNPQTVRFRFQTPFAAFVSFMADPFASMICDSNQEFGDQFGVSRAVGTGPWQLVSWTRGDEIVLDKNPDYVRYGRPVQNEGAPYLDRLVVRQIPEAQTRLAGLQTGEVQLIVNPPLDDLDAVRNDANLELHVAENTGQNFFFEFTVSRPPFNDIRARQAVAHAIDVDAALRVAFDEGLVQRERCPISRGVFGNDQEFCAKYGYEHNPDRARQLLSEMGYGANRPMEVILMTSTGDNRERMVQVFQSQLAQVGINAKIETMDIGTLNARVKQENERTSGISTFDMMDWAWFDPDILYQLWHSPGAYSGYQSPELDKLLERTRTTVDATQRREAVNDVMEYLLSNAVHIPLYTPGSLWVYATRSQVQGFKIGPFNRPVFNDVRLQ; from the coding sequence ATGTTTTGGCAATTTAAATCAAGAAAAGAGACAGCGCGATTGCGCGGAGCGCAGCGGCAAAGGCGATCGCTACTAGGTGCAGCATTAACAGCACTTTTAGTTAGTGCCTGTGGTAACAATCAGCAAACTGCTACGAGTCCATCGCCAGGAACTGCAACTTCACCCACCGAGGGAGGAACATTAGTTTGGGCGCGTTATGGAGATGCCGATTCGCTCGACCCGCATCGCACGACAACAACGCTATCGTGGCAAATTTTTGACCAGATTTACGATACATTATTGGCATTTAATGACAGTGGCGAGATAGTACCTAACCTTGCTAGCGAGTGGCAAGTTAGTGATGATGGTAGAGAAGTCACTTTTGTTCTTAATGAAAGAATTACGTGTCACGATGGTACGCCCTTTGATGCAAATGATGTGAAATATACTGCCGATCGCGCAATCAACGCCCAGAATCCTAGCGTCACGCGCGGTGCATGGGGACCAATTGAATCTGTCGATGTTGTTAACCCCCAGACTGTCCGATTTAGATTTCAAACTCCGTTTGCGGCATTTGTCTCCTTTATGGCAGATCCATTTGCAAGTATGATTTGCGACAGCAATCAAGAGTTTGGCGATCAATTTGGCGTATCGCGGGCAGTGGGTACAGGTCCTTGGCAGCTTGTGAGTTGGACGCGCGGCGACGAAATTGTGTTAGACAAGAACCCTGACTACGTTCGCTATGGTCGCCCAGTGCAAAACGAGGGTGCGCCGTATTTAGATCGGCTTGTGGTGCGGCAAATTCCCGAAGCGCAAACGCGGCTTGCTGGTTTACAAACAGGGGAAGTGCAGCTAATCGTTAATCCACCCCTCGATGATTTGGATGCGGTGCGCAATGATGCCAATTTGGAGTTACACGTTGCGGAGAATACCGGACAAAACTTTTTCTTTGAGTTCACAGTTTCGCGTCCGCCGTTTAATGATATCCGCGCGCGTCAAGCTGTAGCTCATGCGATCGATGTTGATGCGGCGCTGCGAGTTGCTTTTGATGAAGGATTAGTTCAACGCGAACGCTGTCCGATCAGTCGCGGGGTATTTGGTAACGATCAAGAGTTTTGCGCAAAGTACGGCTACGAACATAATCCCGATCGCGCCCGACAACTGTTGTCTGAAATGGGTTATGGTGCGAATCGACCGATGGAAGTGATTTTGATGACTTCGACGGGTGACAACCGCGAACGTATGGTACAAGTTTTTCAAAGTCAATTGGCGCAAGTCGGGATTAACGCCAAAATTGAAACGATGGACATTGGTACGCTCAATGCTCGCGTTAAACAAGAAAATGAAAGAACTTCTGGGATTAGTACGTTTGACATGATGGATTGGGCATGGTTCGATCCGGATATTCTTTATCAACTTTGGCATTCGCCTGGGGCGTACAGCGGCTATCAATCGCCAGAATTGGATAAATTATTGGAGCGAACGCGCACGACGGTTGATGCAACTCAGCGGCGAGAAGCTGTTAATGATGTAATGGAATATTTGCTGTCGAATGCTGTACACATTCCACTGTATACACCAGGATCGTTGTGGGTTTATGCGACGCGATCGCAGGTGCAAGGCTTTAAGATTGGTCCTTTTAATCGACCTGTGTTTAATGATGTGAGGCTGCAATAG
- a CDS encoding MraY family glycosyltransferase translates to MNLYGFLQSLGIANPSGTGWLAVIFTFLLAWVVTWRLTPPVRSFALQVGWADQPNERRLNREPLPNAGGLVIYFGVLAALVLATLLRPIVIEGVLAEVLTILLGGSILVLVGFIDDQFGLPPWVRLFTQILTALLLISSGIKIEAPLGTPVDSLLAICLTVLWVVGITNAINLMDGMDGLAGGVSFITAMSLLAVSAQFETRAAATLLLAALGGGALGFLRHNFHPSRIIMGDAGAYFFGYVLAATTILGNLKVTTVFALVPPVLFLLLPVIDTTQVFVLRLMAGKNPLSNPGKDHLHHRLLAWGFSQRHTALTLWTGTIVSNWLAMQLQGMSAIPALVTIASIIALLSFTIWRRMRSL, encoded by the coding sequence ATGAACCTGTACGGATTCCTTCAATCGCTCGGCATTGCCAATCCTAGTGGAACTGGCTGGCTAGCGGTGATCTTTACCTTTTTATTAGCTTGGGTAGTCACCTGGCGGTTGACTCCGCCCGTGCGTTCGTTTGCATTACAAGTTGGTTGGGCAGACCAACCTAATGAAAGGCGACTCAATCGCGAACCTTTGCCCAACGCCGGAGGTTTGGTAATTTATTTCGGAGTTCTAGCTGCATTAGTCCTGGCGACGCTGTTACGCCCGATCGTGATTGAAGGTGTCCTTGCGGAAGTACTGACCATCTTACTGGGAGGATCGATCTTAGTCCTTGTCGGCTTTATTGATGACCAATTTGGCTTACCACCCTGGGTACGGTTATTTACTCAAATTCTGACAGCCCTGCTACTCATCAGCAGTGGTATCAAAATTGAAGCACCGTTAGGGACTCCGGTTGACTCGCTACTTGCGATATGTCTTACCGTGCTGTGGGTGGTCGGAATTACCAATGCCATTAACTTGATGGATGGAATGGATGGCTTGGCTGGGGGAGTTAGCTTTATTACCGCGATGAGTTTGCTGGCGGTGTCTGCGCAATTTGAAACGCGGGCAGCTGCAACGTTACTACTCGCTGCATTAGGAGGAGGCGCACTAGGATTTTTGCGGCACAACTTCCATCCTTCACGGATTATTATGGGCGATGCCGGAGCCTATTTTTTTGGATATGTCTTAGCAGCAACAACGATTTTAGGTAATCTCAAAGTAACTACAGTATTTGCGCTAGTACCACCCGTTTTATTTCTGCTGTTACCAGTAATCGATACAACTCAAGTCTTTGTACTGCGCTTGATGGCAGGTAAAAATCCTCTAAGTAACCCTGGTAAAGACCATTTGCACCATCGATTACTTGCTTGGGGCTTTTCTCAAAGACATACAGCGCTGACACTGTGGACGGGCACAATTGTCTCGAATTGGCTCGCCATGCAGCTACAGGGAATGAGTGCGATCCCCGCGCTAGTCACGATCGCTAGTATTATCGCACTACTGAGCTTTACAATTTGGCGTAGAATGCGATCGCTCTGA
- a CDS encoding peptidoglycan DD-metalloendopeptidase family protein, protein MKRAWMKKVKAVPASAKSKAAVEEQLKPVQPKVKRRVRTSVAMMAIAISMGGPNLLLTRHDRTPAAEIPQGEEPAAIPVSTTTSSTQAASIVVEVAPAPATTSVTPASPPSPDTVQINTTQQTTPIRVEQEQRQKPTLAMDASPKKYTAPKAVAPRRVETTTNDSTQISTSKVRAAQRQDRLVQQLKSANKVDALNKSSGVPLDASTQPVSSRNNQQQEPTAPAATKQKLLVNRLKQQSNHSKNSSAELRSEEFNTRTAIQATPQSPSTVVTQPSNLLVTPYVETARREASTNNSTSELNQPVATAPQQPSYESNQNQLVQRLRTAQRPMRSQPESTRNQNVIVETQVPSVAINPPQISTPSLDPLNKITSPTVIGTQVTPTEDVRDNSVVVDIKESLATPLAVTPDASQQQVQAEIVDGQQQIDRTQLPMTSVEFGIANVPYTIPSPTQDAATQEAETTTPQTAENQSIIAERTQPKTLEPETVFVISEVPEDTNKASVQVASLATEYQVKPGDTLTAIARAHDVALDELVSANQIANPDQLQINQSITIPTSVYHGAVAQNIDVSDRPQQQNRATISAQPHVSIIPDSREASAATFVAYNNPSTNTAVQEPTVATLGVGGSLSNEEPLDPPNLYVQGLQAEIQQLRQKYNTPTANSAEQTVEAPIKVNTKLTATPAKPKSVASVVTQTRSRKVASEPVNPEFRVAQANTSGSGTIKARLATAPTNVDPTEALQSLRGRQVSPELPPLGAADMYLPKPGSSAPFTGYIWPAKGVLSSGYGWRWGRMHRGIDVAAPVGTPIFAAASGVIVRAGWNSGGYGNLVDIRHPDGSLTRYAHNNRILVRAGQEVEQGQHIAEMGSTGFSTGPHLHFEVHPAGKGAVNPIALLPRRR, encoded by the coding sequence TTGAAACGAGCATGGATGAAGAAGGTTAAGGCTGTTCCTGCTAGCGCCAAAAGCAAAGCAGCTGTGGAGGAGCAATTGAAGCCCGTTCAGCCCAAGGTCAAACGGCGAGTGCGCACTTCGGTCGCGATGATGGCGATCGCAATTTCAATGGGAGGACCCAACCTTTTACTGACTCGACACGATCGCACTCCAGCAGCTGAGATCCCGCAGGGTGAAGAACCAGCTGCTATACCAGTTTCGACGACAACTTCGTCTACTCAAGCAGCGTCGATTGTGGTAGAAGTTGCGCCAGCGCCAGCCACTACGTCTGTAACCCCTGCGAGTCCTCCTTCGCCGGATACAGTGCAAATCAATACAACGCAGCAGACAACGCCAATTCGAGTAGAACAAGAACAACGGCAAAAGCCAACGCTGGCGATGGATGCGAGTCCGAAAAAATATACCGCACCAAAAGCAGTAGCGCCACGCCGCGTCGAAACGACGACAAATGATTCGACACAAATCAGTACGAGTAAAGTACGGGCTGCACAGCGCCAAGATCGCTTAGTACAACAACTCAAATCAGCCAACAAAGTAGACGCACTCAACAAATCGAGTGGCGTTCCTCTTGACGCATCAACACAGCCAGTTAGCAGTAGAAACAACCAACAGCAAGAACCGACAGCACCAGCAGCAACTAAACAAAAGTTGCTGGTCAATCGCTTAAAGCAACAATCGAACCACTCAAAAAACAGTTCGGCGGAGTTGCGGTCTGAGGAGTTCAATACGCGTACAGCTATTCAAGCAACACCACAATCGCCCAGTACGGTTGTGACGCAGCCAAGCAATCTTTTAGTTACCCCATACGTCGAAACGGCTAGACGCGAAGCATCAACGAATAACAGCACAAGCGAGTTAAATCAACCTGTAGCAACTGCACCTCAACAGCCTAGCTACGAATCTAACCAAAATCAACTGGTACAGCGATTGCGTACAGCGCAGCGTCCGATGCGATCGCAGCCAGAAAGTACGCGTAATCAAAACGTTATTGTAGAAACTCAAGTTCCATCAGTAGCGATCAATCCACCGCAAATTTCAACTCCAAGTTTAGATCCACTTAATAAAATTACGTCTCCTACTGTTATTGGAACGCAAGTAACACCAACCGAAGATGTCCGCGATAACAGCGTCGTGGTCGATATTAAAGAATCTTTAGCAACACCACTCGCCGTGACTCCTGATGCGTCACAGCAACAAGTGCAGGCAGAAATTGTCGATGGACAACAGCAAATTGACCGCACTCAACTGCCAATGACATCAGTAGAATTTGGAATTGCTAACGTTCCATATACGATTCCTAGTCCTACACAAGATGCTGCAACTCAAGAAGCAGAAACGACAACACCACAAACCGCAGAAAACCAAAGTATAATTGCGGAGCGTACGCAGCCAAAAACGCTCGAACCAGAAACCGTTTTTGTTATTTCTGAAGTACCTGAAGACACCAACAAAGCCAGCGTCCAAGTCGCATCGCTAGCAACAGAATATCAGGTAAAACCAGGAGATACACTAACCGCGATCGCGCGCGCGCATGATGTTGCATTAGATGAACTTGTCAGTGCGAACCAAATCGCCAATCCTGACCAACTACAAATTAACCAAAGCATTACGATACCGACTTCGGTATATCACGGTGCAGTTGCTCAAAATATCGATGTCAGCGATCGCCCTCAACAACAAAACAGAGCAACAATTTCTGCACAACCCCATGTATCGATTATTCCTGATAGCCGTGAAGCCTCAGCAGCTACATTTGTTGCTTATAACAACCCTTCAACGAATACGGCCGTACAAGAACCAACAGTAGCAACGCTTGGCGTGGGTGGTAGTCTCTCAAATGAGGAACCACTTGATCCACCAAATCTGTATGTCCAAGGCTTACAGGCAGAAATTCAACAACTGCGTCAAAAGTACAACACTCCCACAGCTAATTCTGCCGAGCAAACCGTTGAAGCTCCAATTAAAGTAAACACTAAGCTTACTGCTACTCCAGCCAAGCCCAAATCGGTGGCGTCCGTTGTTACTCAAACCCGTTCTCGTAAAGTAGCTTCTGAACCGGTTAACCCAGAGTTTCGTGTCGCTCAAGCAAATACCTCAGGTTCCGGCACAATTAAAGCTCGATTAGCAACTGCACCGACAAACGTCGATCCCACCGAAGCATTGCAATCGCTCCGAGGAAGGCAAGTCTCTCCAGAATTGCCACCGCTGGGTGCAGCAGATATGTATTTGCCTAAACCAGGATCGTCAGCACCATTCACAGGCTATATTTGGCCTGCAAAAGGCGTTCTCTCTTCTGGTTATGGCTGGCGCTGGGGAAGAATGCACCGAGGAATCGATGTAGCAGCACCAGTGGGAACTCCTATTTTTGCAGCGGCTTCTGGTGTGATTGTGCGCGCTGGTTGGAATTCTGGTGGTTATGGCAACTTGGTAGATATCAGACACCCTGATGGTTCACTGACTCGTTATGCTCATAACAACCGCATCTTAGTCCGTGCAGGGCAAGAAGTCGAACAAGGTCAACACATTGCTGAGATGGGAAGCACTGGTTTTAGTACCGGTCCTCACCTCCATTTTGAAGTGCATCCCGCAGGTAAAGGAGCCGTTAATCCGATCGCTTTGTTACCTCGTCGCCGTTAG